The window GCCGCAAGCCAATCACTTTGTGAATAATCCCCGAAATCGGCTGAAACAACAGCCAATTTGAACAAGCAGCAGTCGGACGAGCCTGATATCCGATTTATTGACGTTCTGCATTTCAGAGCAGAGGTTTCTGAGGTTTTCCACCATCATCCCCGCCGCCGCACCCTTCATTTTGTGGGCAACGTGGGTGATCATGTCGCTGTTTCTTTCCGCAACAGCTTTTTTGAGGTTTTCAAGTTCTTCTGTCATAACGGAAAAGAACTCGTCCATAAGCATCTGCATGGTCTCTCTGTCAAGCCCTATGATCCTTATGACCTCTTCGAAGTCATAGGACATTTCCGATTTCAGGGCTGAGGTCAGGGCATCCAGCAGGTCTCTTATTTCATCCGTGTTAAAGGGTTTCAGCAGAAAATAATCGAACATGGAGGTCTCAGGACCTTTTTCATCAGCCGAAATGCAGACCAGAAGGGGTTTTCTGTCGGGAGCTATACGGATTATCTCCGAGGCGCACTCGGGGCCTGACATAACGGGCATATTGATGTCCAGAAACACTGCGTCGAAATGGGACAATTCGAACACTGACAGTGCCTCGGAACCGTTTGGTGCAGTTTCGCACTCAACTCCGAACTTCTGAATAAGCTTCGAAAGGAGGATGCGGTTCAGGTTGTCGTCGTCTGCAATCAGTATCTTAAGAGGATCGTTCATCAGAAAAACTCAATACTGGACTGGTCGTCCTCTGAAGCCAGAATATCTTTCAGTTCAGATTCTGCCCGTCCTCTGGTGAACTCTTCGTCCGACAGGATCGCCGGAGTGAGCCTTGAGCTGAACACTTCAAACTCATCGTTGACCGTCAGGTTGAACTCGCCGAAAAGGGATATCAGTATTTCGGTGTTTCTGTCGAAATATCTGAGATATTTCTCTCCGGTGAATATCTTGCGGAACTCCGTGAGCTGTTTTTCAAGCTCGTAGGTGCTTTGCAGCATGTCGTCCCTCTCTCCGGAGAGCGAAGGGTCGCAGACAGACTTAAGATGCATTCCGGCATCTTTGAAAGTGAAGCTGAAATCCTTCTGAAGAGCCTGCCATTTGTCTATGTTGTCTTCAAGCTGGCTTATGAGCTTGTGCAGTTCCTGCTCGGTGCTCAGCATCGAGGCGACCACACTTCTGAGATCTTCATCGTTTATGCGGGCAACCTCTATGGCTGTTACCACAACGAGGTTTTTAAACGTTTTTGACTGCTTGCCCAGCAGGGTCAGTTTTGATGCGGCGTTGTTTATGGACTTCTGTGAGTTCGCCGTTTTCTTCTGCAGGTCGGAGATGGTCATGCAGATGGTCTTTGAAACGTTGTGCACGCTTATCAGTTCTTCACGCAGTATGTTGGTCTTGCTCACGATGTTCTGAAGGTCGGTGTTGAAGGTATAAAGGAAATCCTTCATAACGTCCTTAATGGTATAGAGTCTGCTCTGGAGTTCGTTTTTTACATATTCCAGCTTTGCGCCGGCTTTTTCGTATATTCCGAATATCTTTCCGGCCTCGTAGGGGTCGCTGTAGCGTGTGTGGCCGATGGCGTTGTTGATTATTTCAAGTTCCTGAGAGAATATATCGTGGAACTGTGAGTTTTCTATAAGCACGGAAACGTCGGAGCTGATGACGATATTATCGGTGTCGTCCAGCCTGAGTGTCTCTGTCGATGTGCTCATGTCGCTGTTTATTATGTTGTCCGCTATATACTTGAATTCTTCATAAACTGCGCTGAAATCTTTCGTTATTTCGTCCAGAAGGGCTTTGACCGTTGTGGAGTATTTTTTGATCTCCTTGCTTATGTGGGTGATGGTTGCGCCCTTGTCGCCCAGTGCCATTGTGCGGCATATGGTGTTATATGACAGCAGTTCAAGCTCTTCGGTTATGGAAAGGAAGGTTTTTGTGGCGTCGTTCAGCTCGCCACGCATCTTCTCCATGTTCAGATTTTCTATTTTTGAATTTATGTCGGCAGATATCCGGCGCACAAGAACGTCGGTCTCCCCGACAAAAACGTCGGATTCCCTTTGTATCTTCTCACCCACGTCGAGCATCTGTGAGAAGCTCTCGCTGCGGTGTTCGATTATTTCGTTAATGATGCCCACTATGTGATAGAAGCATTCATTGATTTCGTCTTTGAGCCTGTCGTATGTGTTACTCATATTTCCTTAATATTTCCGCCAGCAGTTCTTCGGTTACGGGTTTGAAAATGATATCGTCAAATCCCGCTCCGTCCAGATGACCCTTTTCGGCCACGTCTGCCGTCAAAGCGATGTATTTTGTCATTCTCCATTTGGTGTCTTTTCTGAGAAGGTTAAGAACATCCACTCCGGTGATGCCCGGTTCCAGTCTGAAATCCACCAAAGCCACACGAGGTTCTTTGATGGAGGCCAGTCTGTTTTTGAGCGCAGAGAAAGAATCAACAGTTTCAACCGAATGTTTCAGCTTCTCCAATAGGATCCTGCACATTTTCAGGTGCAGGGAATTATCATCAATAATAAGTATATCCATTTTTTCCCGCCGTCATAATAATTTATTGACATTAAGGACAAGAACGGCCTTGCCATCGCCGAGTATTGTTACGCCTCCGATGTAGTTAAGGTGTGCGAAGTATTCGGGAACGGGTTTGATCGCGATGTCCATTCTGTTCAGGAGTTCATCGACTATTATACCCGTTTTTCCGTTATCTGTAACAGTTATTACGATGTTGACCTCTTCGGGCAGCTCTTTTTCTTTTTCGCCCAGAAGTTTTGACAGGTGAACCAGCGGCAGAACGTTTCCTCTGTAATAGATTCCGTTGCCGAAATGCAGGTCTTTCACCTGCTTTCTGTCAACCTTTATGGTCTCCGCCACGTTCTCAATGGGGAACGCATAGTGCTCGTCGGCTGCCATGCGTACCAGAAGCGATGTGGACATGCCTATGGTGACAGGTATTTTCATGATCATGCGGGTTCCGTCGCCCACAGAGGACTGAACGTCTATGTTGCCGCCCACGCTGGTTATGGAGCTTTTAACAACGTCCATACCTACGCCCCGTCCAGAGATGTCTGTGACTGTCTCCGCTGTGGAGAATCCCGGAGCAAGGATGAACTGGATTATCTCGTTGTCGGGCATGACGGCATCTTCGGGAGCCAGACCTTTGTTTATTGCTTTTGCAAGAATCTTTTTGGGGTCAATTCCTCGTCCGTCGTCGATAACCTCTATGTAGACAAAGCTGCCTTCATTGTAGGCCTTGAGGATAAGATGTCCCTCCTCAGGCTTGGAGGCGGCCGATCTTTCCGGCGGTGTCTCTATTCCGTGGTCACAGGAGTTGCGCACCAGATGCACCAGCGGGTCGGAGAGTATGTCGGCGATCTTTTTGTCGATCTCGGTGTCCTCGCCTATTATCCGCAGGTCTATCTGCTTGTTCTGCTTGCGTGCGATATCCCTTACCACTCTTGGGAACTTGTTGAAGATCTGCTTTATGGGAACCATCCGCAGAGACATGATATCCCTCTGGAGATCCTGCGCAATGCGGGAGATAAGGTTTGAGTTGTCTTTGAAGTCTTTAAGCAGGCTCGTGGGCAGATCGAACTCACGGATGAGCTTCTGCACCATATATTCGTAGGCGTTCTTTGCGACCACCAGTTCGCCTATAGTGTTGGTGAATTTGTCTATTTTCTCCTGGTCCACCTTCATGGACTGGGAATATTTTTCTTTGGATGCGCCGTCCTTCTCCTCCTGTTCCTCTTTTGTAAGGGCGGAGGCAAGGGATATGTTGCTGGTGTCGTCCGGCGAAACCGCCTTCATTATCACCTGTTTTTTTAGTGCAATCTCAAGGTCCTGCTTGTTCAGCTTGCCCTGATCCACCAGAATCTCGCCTATCTTCTTCTGCTGAGCCTTCGCCTCTTCAATCTCTTTCGGGGTCACTTTGCCCGATTCGATCAGCAGTTCACCCAACTTTTTGGCGGGTGATTTCAGTGCGGCGATATATTTTTCGATGTTTACGAGTTCCGATGAGAAATCCGCTCCGGAGCCTGCCTTCTGGCCGAATTTCTGCGCCAGATCGTTCAGGTCGGCGAATCCGATGTATTTAGCGGCATTGGCAAGCCCTGCGGCGGCACGTTTCAGCATGCCGTGGTTATTGTTGTTTGCCTTTGCCAGAGAGATTATCTCCAGAAACTGATCCACCTGCGACAGGAAAACCTTGATGTCGCCTGTGACAGCCGGAGTTTTCTCCTCCATGGTCAGCATGGATTCCTGCAGGTTGTTCAGCTGTTTATAGGTGCGGGGCATTTCGGGTGCGTTGTTAATAAGGATGGATTTCATCAGTGCTTTAACATCTGAAATGACGTTAAGGATGAACTCCGCCGCTTTTTTATCGAAGACGATTGAACCTGAACGGACTTTGTCCAGCATGTTTTCAACGAGGTGGGCGTATTTTTCGAGGAACTTAAAGCCCACATAGCCGCAGTCACCCTTGATATTGTGGAAAACCCTGAAAATATTGTCCAGTGCGTCTTTGGAGCCTTCGCCCGTTTTTTCTATGGTTATCAGGAAGTTCTCTATGGATTCGAAATAATCCTCAATGCCGCTGGCAAGCTCGGCCAGAAGCTCATTCTGGATGCCTTCTGTGTCCACGGTGTCGGGGATGTGGTCATATTCGTCATCATCTGTAATGTTGTGTGCTGATTCCGGAATAAACGTTTCCGCCGTTTCCTCCGGCTCATCCTCAAGTGAAACTTCTGTGATGGTCATGAGTTCTGGGTCAAAAGCCAGATCGGCTATCTCCTCTTTCGCCGCATCGGAGATTATGTAAACCTTCGGGCGCAGATGGAGCTTATACGGTTCGTGGGCGCTAAGCATATCTATTGAGGAGGTATCGGTGTCTGCAAAGTAGAACTCGGATATCTCTTTCAGATTTGAGAGAAGGGTCACGGGGTCGTAGCCGTTCTCAAGCATATCGTCGGTGAAGTTGAGGTCTATTTTATATGCCCTGCCGAAACCTGGGTTGTTCTGTTTAAGAATGGACGCTACGTTTCTGTCCGCTCTGGC of the Seleniivibrio woodruffii genome contains:
- a CDS encoding response regulator yields the protein MNDPLKILIADDDNLNRILLSKLIQKFGVECETAPNGSEALSVFELSHFDAVFLDINMPVMSGPECASEIIRIAPDRKPLLVCISADEKGPETSMFDYFLLKPFNTDEIRDLLDALTSALKSEMSYDFEEVIRIIGLDRETMQMLMDEFFSVMTEELENLKKAVAERNSDMITHVAHKMKGAAAGMMVENLRNLCSEMQNVNKSDIRLVRLLLVQIGCCFSRFRGLFTK
- a CDS encoding response regulator; amino-acid sequence: MDILIIDDNSLHLKMCRILLEKLKHSVETVDSFSALKNRLASIKEPRVALVDFRLEPGITGVDVLNLLRKDTKWRMTKYIALTADVAEKGHLDGAGFDDIIFKPVTEELLAEILRKYE
- a CDS encoding chemotaxis protein CheA is translated as MTHIDMEKFRMEFLEEATDLLENANESILKAESEGDTELFNAVFRNIHTIKGSAGGFGFDNMSDFAHHLESLLDKLRNGQLTIDGDITDLLLKGVDVLFEMIEYARNKKEYDRDLSGILAMFAAADGATAPAVAEKTEEASPLARADRNVASILKQNNPGFGRAYKIDLNFTDDMLENGYDPVTLLSNLKEISEFYFADTDTSSIDMLSAHEPYKLHLRPKVYIISDAAKEEIADLAFDPELMTITEVSLEDEPEETAETFIPESAHNITDDDEYDHIPDTVDTEGIQNELLAELASGIEDYFESIENFLITIEKTGEGSKDALDNIFRVFHNIKGDCGYVGFKFLEKYAHLVENMLDKVRSGSIVFDKKAAEFILNVISDVKALMKSILINNAPEMPRTYKQLNNLQESMLTMEEKTPAVTGDIKVFLSQVDQFLEIISLAKANNNNHGMLKRAAAGLANAAKYIGFADLNDLAQKFGQKAGSGADFSSELVNIEKYIAALKSPAKKLGELLIESGKVTPKEIEEAKAQQKKIGEILVDQGKLNKQDLEIALKKQVIMKAVSPDDTSNISLASALTKEEQEEKDGASKEKYSQSMKVDQEKIDKFTNTIGELVVAKNAYEYMVQKLIREFDLPTSLLKDFKDNSNLISRIAQDLQRDIMSLRMVPIKQIFNKFPRVVRDIARKQNKQIDLRIIGEDTEIDKKIADILSDPLVHLVRNSCDHGIETPPERSAASKPEEGHLILKAYNEGSFVYIEVIDDGRGIDPKKILAKAINKGLAPEDAVMPDNEIIQFILAPGFSTAETVTDISGRGVGMDVVKSSITSVGGNIDVQSSVGDGTRMIMKIPVTIGMSTSLLVRMAADEHYAFPIENVAETIKVDRKQVKDLHFGNGIYYRGNVLPLVHLSKLLGEKEKELPEEVNIVITVTDNGKTGIIVDELLNRMDIAIKPVPEYFAHLNYIGGVTILGDGKAVLVLNVNKLL